In a single window of the Desulfovibrio mangrovi genome:
- a CDS encoding CpaF family protein produces the protein MTPQTTEVPTYDLGLSDQDGYHAIKLQLHDALIGVFDLDALEKIPKDMLASQLSGQIERILETDFSHAPLNALERKMLINEVQDEILGLGPIEPFLKDPQINDVLVNSFRQIFVERNGLLELTPSRFKDEEHLRKIIDRIVAQVGRRIDEATPMVDARLLDGSRVNAVIPPLAMDGSALSIRKFSADPLELQDLIKFGSLPDVGISEILKGIVKARLNVLISGGTGSGKTTLLNVLSRFIPERERILTIEDAAELQLKQIHLVRMETRPANIEGKGAVTPRDLVRNALRMRPDRIIVGEVRGGEALDMLQAMNTGHDGSLSTIHANSPRDALMRLETMVSMSGVSMDTLSIRRFMGSAINVVLQTARLADGSRKVTSLQEVTGMEGEIVTMQEIFQFKQVGVGQDGKVKGHFRMMGIRPKFMEKLQAQGVEIDSSFFSASNSLGGEQ, from the coding sequence ATGACCCCTCAGACAACGGAAGTGCCCACCTATGATTTGGGCCTCTCTGATCAGGACGGCTACCACGCCATAAAACTGCAGCTGCATGACGCCCTGATCGGCGTGTTCGACCTCGACGCGCTTGAAAAGATCCCCAAGGACATGCTGGCTTCCCAGCTTTCCGGACAAATAGAACGGATTCTTGAAACAGACTTTTCCCACGCTCCGCTCAACGCGCTTGAGCGCAAGATGCTTATTAACGAGGTGCAGGACGAAATCCTCGGACTTGGTCCTATTGAACCGTTTCTCAAGGACCCCCAGATCAACGATGTGCTGGTAAACTCCTTCCGGCAGATCTTCGTGGAACGGAACGGACTGCTGGAGCTCACCCCAAGCAGATTCAAGGATGAAGAACACCTGCGCAAGATCATAGACCGCATCGTGGCCCAAGTGGGCCGACGCATTGACGAAGCAACCCCCATGGTCGACGCACGACTTCTGGACGGCAGCCGCGTCAATGCAGTCATCCCCCCACTTGCTATGGACGGCAGCGCGCTCTCCATCCGTAAGTTCTCCGCCGACCCGCTCGAACTGCAGGACCTGATCAAGTTCGGCTCTCTTCCCGATGTCGGCATAAGTGAAATCCTCAAAGGCATCGTCAAAGCCCGCCTCAACGTGCTCATTTCCGGGGGAACAGGCAGCGGCAAAACGACCCTGCTCAACGTGCTGTCGCGCTTCATCCCCGAGCGCGAGCGTATCCTGACCATAGAAGATGCTGCGGAACTGCAGCTGAAGCAGATACATCTGGTACGAATGGAAACCCGCCCCGCCAACATTGAAGGCAAGGGGGCAGTAACGCCCCGGGATCTGGTAAGAAACGCCCTGCGTATGCGTCCGGACCGCATCATAGTCGGCGAAGTACGCGGCGGGGAGGCGCTGGACATGCTGCAAGCCATGAATACAGGCCATGACGGTTCGCTCTCCACCATCCACGCGAACAGCCCCCGCGACGCCCTCATGCGACTTGAAACCATGGTATCCATGTCCGGCGTAAGCATGGACACATTATCCATTCGCCGCTTCATGGGTTCAGCTATCAACGTGGTTCTGCAGACGGCCCGCCTCGCCGACGGCAGCCGCAAGGTGACAAGCTTGCAGGAAGTTACAGGCATGGAAGGAGAAATCGTCACCATGCAGGAAATCTTCCAGTTCAAGCAGGTGGGAGTAGGACAGGACGGCAAGGTGAAGGGGCATTTCAGAATGATGGGAATCCGGCCCAAGTTCATGGAAAAACTGCAGGCACAGGGTGTGGAAATTGATTCCTCATTCTTCTCCGCCTCCAACTCTCTGGGAGGTGAACAATGA
- a CDS encoding type II secretion system F family protein produces the protein MISDLPPVVIAASMTMFMFFLVLATIGLISLAHRHSTGITGRVKRLKSQNEYGTNGLLKQDRLAPISWVDALLKQLPPARAIHLLLLQADSPISTWLFLLLSTLLSIVAFVLAVLFVSIPFAPLAIAVATAIFPWLLVRRAKEIRMTKFLEQLPNALDTLARALRAGHALPSGLTLIAEEYDAPLGDEFEKTLQEINFGVSLEKAMTNLMNRVDLPSLRFFAVSIIIQREVGGNLAEIVDTIAHLIREHHKLMGRVRVLSAEARISAIILILIPIAIGGIIQMLNPEYLNLLFEHPRGLFMLKGGIALMIVGVLTIRQMIRIKV, from the coding sequence ATGATCTCGGATTTACCCCCTGTCGTAATCGCGGCCAGCATGACCATGTTCATGTTCTTTCTGGTTCTGGCGACAATCGGCCTTATCAGCCTTGCCCACAGACACTCCACCGGCATCACCGGTCGGGTGAAGCGACTCAAGTCGCAGAACGAATACGGGACCAACGGCCTGCTGAAGCAGGACCGGCTTGCGCCCATTTCATGGGTTGACGCGCTGCTGAAGCAGCTTCCACCCGCCCGTGCCATTCATTTGTTACTGCTGCAGGCGGACTCGCCCATCAGTACCTGGCTATTCCTCTTGCTGAGCACACTGCTGTCGATTGTCGCTTTCGTGCTGGCAGTACTATTCGTCTCAATACCGTTCGCTCCCCTGGCAATCGCCGTGGCGACCGCCATATTCCCATGGCTGCTTGTACGACGTGCGAAGGAAATCCGGATGACCAAGTTCCTTGAGCAGCTCCCCAACGCACTGGATACGCTGGCACGCGCACTGCGGGCCGGCCATGCGCTTCCTTCCGGCCTGACACTGATCGCGGAGGAATATGATGCTCCCCTTGGAGACGAGTTCGAAAAGACCCTGCAGGAAATCAACTTCGGCGTCAGTCTGGAAAAGGCCATGACCAACCTCATGAACAGAGTGGACCTGCCATCCCTGCGCTTCTTCGCGGTTTCCATCATCATTCAGCGGGAAGTCGGCGGCAACCTTGCGGAAATAGTGGATACCATCGCCCACCTGATCCGAGAACACCACAAACTGATGGGGAGAGTGCGTGTTCTCTCCGCAGAGGCGCGCATTTCCGCCATTATTCTCATCCTCATTCCCATTGCCATCGGCGGCATCATACAGATGCTGAACCCTGAGTATCTGAACCTGCTCTTTGAGCATCCGCGCGGGCTGTTCATGTTGAAGGGAGGCATTGCCCTCATGATAGTGGGCGTTCTGACCATACGACAAATGATCAGGATCAAGGTGTAG
- a CDS encoding type II secretion system F family protein, which produces MKPEQFLPYLVGMTIMVAALFIMNLFTNRGVKSEVHDRLQRFKQPGTQAAKQETAQNILLISDYGSLSKLRLRLFWAGWTSPIAPAVYWLLRFAFATAGAVMLFYIGVHNQDVLSLDEIRLGQVLFAVGGFMLPSSLLNLRIEGRKKAILWELPEILDLMVVCVEAGMGLEQAISRVTQEISTSCPNMYKELRRMSLEILAGKGRAEALRRMATRVGVDELEGLTSLIIQADTFGTSIAQTLRVFSDTLRTKRFQQAEELAGKLPVKLLLPVVLFIFPMLLVIILGPASIRISEMF; this is translated from the coding sequence ATGAAACCGGAACAATTCCTACCCTATCTTGTCGGCATGACCATCATGGTCGCAGCCCTGTTCATCATGAACCTGTTCACGAACCGAGGGGTAAAAAGCGAGGTTCATGACCGTCTGCAACGTTTCAAGCAACCCGGCACACAAGCCGCAAAGCAGGAAACCGCCCAGAACATCCTGTTGATCAGCGACTACGGTTCCCTGAGCAAGCTGCGGTTGCGCCTGTTCTGGGCCGGTTGGACATCGCCCATCGCCCCGGCAGTATACTGGCTGCTCCGCTTCGCCTTCGCCACGGCCGGAGCGGTTATGTTGTTCTACATAGGCGTGCATAATCAGGATGTCCTGAGCCTGGATGAAATACGGCTCGGGCAAGTGCTGTTCGCGGTAGGCGGCTTCATGCTGCCCTCGTCCCTGCTCAACCTGCGCATTGAAGGCCGTAAAAAGGCCATCCTGTGGGAACTACCGGAAATCCTCGACCTCATGGTCGTCTGCGTTGAGGCCGGTATGGGACTGGAACAGGCCATTTCGCGCGTGACTCAGGAAATATCCACCAGCTGCCCCAACATGTACAAGGAGTTACGTCGGATGTCGCTCGAAATACTGGCCGGCAAGGGACGGGCAGAAGCCTTGCGCAGAATGGCGACACGTGTAGGGGTTGATGAATTGGAAGGGCTGACCAGCCTGATCATTCAGGCCGACACATTCGGAACAAGCATCGCCCAGACCTTGCGCGTCTTTTCAGACACCCTGCGGACAAAGCGCTTCCAGCAGGCGGAGGAACTCGCAGGAAAGCTGCCTGTCAAACTCCTGCTCCCTGTCGTGCTGTTCATTTTCCCCATGCTTCTGGTGATCATCCTCGGACCGGCCTCAATCCGTATTTCGGAAATGTTCTAA
- a CDS encoding tetratricopeptide repeat protein: MRNSILCILLLLGAIALLAGCKSPKESSADMGEWLAQHDKEQPLTWEGYMSQGDANVRQGNLEEAYLDYSKALKLQPDNLDLRMKRGDLLFRKQLMEKALNEYMAVLEKSPDRSDAHLGVGKVYFAVGRNKEAAQHLHKAKRDKCETWEAYALLGIMHDWEMETRQGELYLQRAYKCVPTNGDVLNNQGLNYMLQGKLDKAIPKFLAAIKAGNTEPKVYNNLGVALAKKEQYEDALEAFKLAGDEARAFNNIGYVLYQKGEYRKAITCFEKALSLHSAYYQEAGENLNRAKAALFTKQTVKVSSPEWDNRFQFLLKTID; this comes from the coding sequence GTGCGCAATTCCATACTTTGCATCCTGTTGCTGTTAGGCGCAATCGCTTTGCTTGCCGGTTGCAAGTCCCCCAAGGAATCCAGCGCGGACATGGGAGAATGGCTGGCGCAGCACGACAAGGAACAGCCCCTGACATGGGAAGGCTACATGAGCCAGGGGGACGCCAATGTCAGACAGGGAAATCTTGAAGAAGCCTATCTTGACTATAGCAAGGCGCTCAAGCTCCAGCCGGACAATCTGGACCTGCGAATGAAGAGGGGCGATCTGCTCTTCCGTAAACAACTCATGGAAAAAGCGCTCAATGAGTACATGGCAGTACTGGAAAAATCTCCAGACCGCTCTGATGCCCATTTGGGAGTGGGCAAGGTATACTTCGCCGTAGGGAGAAACAAAGAAGCCGCCCAACACCTGCACAAGGCAAAACGCGACAAGTGCGAAACCTGGGAGGCATATGCCCTGCTCGGTATCATGCACGACTGGGAGATGGAAACCAGACAGGGAGAATTGTATCTGCAACGCGCCTACAAGTGCGTCCCCACGAATGGCGACGTGCTCAACAACCAAGGGCTGAACTACATGTTGCAGGGAAAGCTGGACAAGGCCATCCCCAAATTCCTTGCCGCCATCAAGGCCGGAAACACCGAACCCAAGGTCTACAACAACCTCGGCGTGGCACTGGCGAAAAAGGAACAATACGAAGATGCCCTTGAAGCCTTCAAACTGGCAGGCGACGAAGCACGTGCCTTCAACAATATCGGTTACGTGCTGTATCAGAAGGGAGAATACCGAAAGGCCATAACCTGCTTTGAAAAAGCTCTTTCGCTCCATTCCGCCTACTATCAGGAAGCTGGTGAAAACCTGAACCGGGCCAAGGCTGCGCTCTTCACCAAACAAACCGTCAAGGTATCCTCACCTGAATGGGATAATCGCTTCCAGTTTCTGCTGAAAACCATCGACTGA